GTTCAGGTCGAGCCGGCCACGCCGTTCACCGTCGACACCTCGGGGCGCAGCGTGGGGATCCGCTTCACGCTGCCGCTGCGCGACGACTCCGACTACACCGTCACGGTCACCGACGTGAAGGGGCTCGGCGCCGGCCCCGGGGCGACCCTGACCGAGTCGTTCCGCACGCCGCCCCTGCAGGCCTACCTGATGCAGCGCGGCAGCCCCGAGGGCGACACGATCTTCCGGACCGACCTCGCCGGGAAGGCCGGACTCCCGGTGTTCACCGACCCGCACATCGAGGACTTCCGCACGACCGCGAATCACCTCGTCATCTCGACGCGCGACGGCGACAACGCTCGGGTGATCGTCACCGACCTGGACGGCAAGAACCCCCGGGATGTGACGCTTCCCGGGCCCGGCTTCGTGTCGAACCTGCAGTCCGCCGACAGGGGTGAGCGGTTCGGCTTCACCTTCTCGGATGCCACCCTCGGCGCCGCGGGCGGACGCGAGAGCCGGCTCTTCACCGCGTCGGCCGCGACCGACGATGCCCCGGTCGAGGTGGGACTCAACGGTGGCGACGTCCGCATCGCCGACTGGCGCTTCGTCCCGGACACCGACAGCATGCTCGTGCTCACGTTCGATTCGCGTCTCCTGCTGACCGATGCGGTGGGCGGAAACGCCGCCCCGCTCGGCAGCGCCGTGGCCATCGACGGCATCGCCCGCGGGTCGTCGGTGGCGATCGTCGAGCGCATCGAGGGGGTGCGCGAGATCAACCTCACGGACGGGTCGGAGCAGGAACTGGTGGCGCCGGTGGACCCGCCCGGGACGCCGGGACGGGCGACACCGGTCCCCGGGATCGACGCCGGCACCGTTCGCTCGTTCGCGGACATCGGCTCGGACGGGGCGTACCGCTCGACCATCGTCGGACACGTCGACACCGACGGAACGGTGCGCAAGCTCCTCGACGTCCCCGGAACCGACACGGTGCTGCAGACCTGCGTCTCCCCGAGCGGTCGCTACGCCGCCGTCCTCGTGGCGCCGCAGGCCGTGAGCAATCCCTTCGACCGCTACCAGCTGCCCCTCCCCGGCAAGCTCCTGACGCACCTCGTCGAGCTCGACACCGGTCAGGAACTCGTCGCCCTGCAGGGCTTCGACCTGTCGTGGTGCCAGGTGCCCCCGGGATGACGCGCTTCGCGACACGGAGCGATCTCTCGGCCCTGCCGGTGGAGGTCGCTCCGCTGCTGCTCGGGGCCGTTCTCGAGACCGAGGTCGAGGGGGAGCGGGTCGCGGTGCGCCTCACCGAGGTGGAGGCGTATCACGGCCTCGGCACGGGCGATCGCCCCGATCCGGGCTCGCACGCCCGCATGGGCCCGACGGCGCGCAACGCGACGATGTGGGGGGAGCCGGGTCACCTGTACGTGTATCTCAGCCATGGCATCCATTCCTGCGTCAATGTCGTGTGCGGCCCGGACGGTGTCGCGGGAGGTGTGCTCTTGCGCGGAGGCGAGATCGTGGAAGGAGCCGATGTCGCCGAGCGACGGCGCCTCGAGCGCCGAGGGGCGGTGCGCGCTGCGCGCGACCTCGCGCGCGGGCCGGGTCGTCTGGGCGACGCCATCGGCCTGCGGCATCCTCGGCACGACGGGATCGATGTGGTGACGGGCGAGGTCCGCGCGGGTGCGCGAGCCCGGCTGCGGTGGCCGGACGAACCGGTGCGCGCGGTGGCGACCGGACCCCGCGTCGGCGTGGCGGGCATCGCCGGCACGGCCGCGTTCCCGTGGCGCTTCTGGATCGAGGGGGATGCCACGGTGTCCGCGTTCCGCTGGGGCCGCGGTGCCGCTGAGGCGGCGGGGGAGTAAGGGTCCCGGTCCCTTCGACAGGCTCAGGGACCTCGACGGCGAAGGCGGCTCCGCGAGGTGCGAGGTGGCTGAGCCTGTCGAAGCCACCGGGAGTCAAGGCGACACGCCGTCCGTGCTAGACTGACCCCTTGTCTGCGCGCACTCCAGCACGCAGTTCGCATCCCTTCTCCTGATCCCGACCTTCCGTCGTGTTCAGGCGGGGTGCAGACAAGGGATCTTGGGTGGCACCGTCCGGTGTCACGGTACAGAAGGAGACATCACCATGGCAGCAGTGTGCCAGGTGACTGGAGCGGTTCCCGGCTTCGGTCACAACATCTCGCACTCGCACCGCCGGACGAAGCGCCGCTTCGACCCGAACGTGCAGAAGAAGACCTACTTCGTTCCGTCGCTGGGTCGCAACATCAAGCTCAACGTTTCGGCGAAGGGCATCAAGGTCATCGACGCGCGCGGTATCGAAGCCGTCGTCCGTGACCTGCAGGCGAAGGGCGTGAAGCTGTAATGGCGAAGAAGGCTCAGGACGTCCGTCCGATCATCAAGCTGCGTTCGACCGCGGGCACGGGGTACACCTACGTGACGCGCAAGAACCGCCGCAACAACCCCGACCGCATCGTGCTCAAGAAGTACGACCCCGTGGTCCGCAAGCACGTCGACTTCCGAGAGGAGCGCTAAGCACATGGCTAAGAAGAGCAAGATCGCGCGCAACGAGCAGCGCAAGGTCGTCGTCGAGCGCTACGCCGCGAAGCGCGCCGAGCTGAAGAAGACCCTGGTCGACCCGACCGCCACCGACGAGGCCCGCGAGGCCGCCCGCGTGGGACTGCAGAAGCTCCCCCGCAACGCGTCGCCCGCGCGCGTGCGCAGCCGCGACGTCATCGACGGCCGCCCCCGCGGTGTCCTCACGAAGTTCGGCGTCTCGCGCGTCCGCTTCCGTGACATGGCCCACCGTGGCGAGCTGCCCGGTGTGACCAAGTCGTCCTGGTAAGCACCAGACACACGAACGAAGGGCGGGGTTCCGAGAGGAGCCCCGCCCTTCGGCGTTCCTCCCGACCGCTCGGAGGCGTCAGAACCCGCGCTTGAGCAGTTCTTCGACGGCCTCCGCGCGCCCGTTCACGCCGAGCTTGCCGTAGATGGAGCGCACCTGGCTCTTGACCGTGTTGAGGGACACGCCACGCTCGCGCGCGATGTCCGTGAGGGGGAGCTCGGAGGACAGCAGAATGGCCAGCTCGCGCTCGGCCGGGGTGAATCCGACGACCTCGCCGACGGGAAGCGCCGGGGCGGCGACGGCGGGCAGGAACTCTCCGATGCCGGCGGCGAGCGGAGCCAGCTCGGGCCGCGTGCTCACCACCACGTCGAAGAGGGCCAACGTCTCGTCGAGGGGGAGCATGATGAACGGCGTGATCGACCCGCCGGTCTGCGAGATCAACAGCAGGGCGGCCTCCATGCTCTGCTCGGCGCGGCGTGCGCTTCCCACCCGGGCGAAGGCGATCGCGCGACGCAACAGAGTGGGTGTCAGGGTCCGCAGGCAATGATCGGTCTCGTCGGCGACGCACCCCTCCGTCTCGGCGAGCAGTTCGCGCTCTCGCCCGAGCAGCAGGAGGCACGCGGCGCGCTGCATGTGGAAGCAGACCCCGTGGCCCGGCGGGGTCTCCGCCGCCGAAAGGACGGCGAGCGCCTCGGCGTATTCGCCCCGCGCCACGAGGATGTCGGAGCGGATGCACGTCAGGAAGTCGCGGATCATGCGATGACTCCGGTGACGCGGTGATCCATACGCGAGCCGCCAGATCTCGGCGAGCGCGCCGGAGTAGTCCCGCTCGAGAAGGCCCCGCATGACGTCGATGGCGCGCGCGGAGTACTCCCAGTAGGGGTCGCCGGGGCGTGCCTCGCGGAGGTCTCGCGAGACCTCCGCCAGCCGATTCGGCTGCAGCCGCGCGGACGCGACCAGCGACTCGGCCAGCAGGATGAGGTAGTCGGTCTCTTCGATCGGCCACCCGTGGGCCTCGAAGAGCGCCTTCGCCTCCGTCATGTCGCTCTCGCTGCTCTCGTACTCGCCGTTCAACGCGTGCCCCAGGGCGAGGACGCAGTGCGCGCGGTAGCGGATCGCGTCGGTGTCGGCGAAGAGGAGCGCCTCGGCTCCGTACCGCGCACCGATCTGCGGCCACCCCAGGGCGCAGCAGTACTCACCCGCGGCGGCGAGCAGCTGGGCTCGCGCGCCGCTGGAGATGTTGGCGGCGCGGGTGAGCCGGGTGTCGTCGAAGTAGCGCTCGATGAGGCCGAGACCCTCGGAGAGAGCGTCGCGGCGCGACCGCGAGGCCAAGACCGCGGCCAGAGTCAACGCCGTCGTGTCCGTCCAGATACGCGGCGCCGGCGGCGGTTGCGCTTCGGCGAGGAGGGCGAGATGACGCTGCTCGGGAGTACCGTGGCCGGGTGCCAGGCGAGCGGCCGTGGTCACCACGGCGGCGTGGAAGGCGGCACGGGCGTCGATGGAGGTCTGCGTGCTCGGCATCCCACCCCCTTCCGCGGCAGAGTCCGTCTGATTCACCCGGGGGCCTTCACCGGTGCGTCGCGCCTAACCCGTGAGTCCTAAACATACGAAATGTCGCGCGTGTCCGATCACCGCGCGACGGCGCATTACCGCCGTGATTCATGCTCATACTCACCCGCCGTAGCGTGCCGCTTCGCCCACGGCGCTCGCCGGTCGGAGCCAGGACGCCCCTCTCTGTCGCCGTGCGAACCCGGCAACGGCCCTGTTTCGCGCGACACGCCGGGTCCTTCGACGAGGAAAAGCCTCAAAATCCCCGTAATTCCGCGGTTCGGTTGATACTGTCGAGGCGGTCTCCCGACCACCGAGGAGAATTCCTCCTCGTCCGATGTAACGAGAGGCGACGGCATCGTCGCCTGGAGGACAACCACATGGCTGACAAGTCCATCACCAAGACCGAGCTCGTCGCGAGCATCGCCAGCGCGACCGGGCAGAGCCAGTCCGCCGTGTCGGGCGTGCTCGACTCCCTCTTCTCCACCGTCTCCGAGGCGGTCGCCAAGGGCAGCAAGGTCTCGATCCCCGGCTGGATCGCCTTCGAGCAGGTCGCCACGTCCGCTCGCACGGGTCGCAACCCGCAGACCGGTGAGGAGATCTCGATCCCCGCCGGCAAGCGCGTCAAGGTCACCGCGGGCTCGAAGCTGAAGGCTGCCGTCAAGTAAGACGACGCCGTACCGCGACAGAGGGGGATGCCGAGGCATCCCCCTCTGTCCTTTTCCGCACCTGTTTGCTCGACGTCGACGGGGTCGAGGCGCCGGGGCATCCTCCCCCGTGTTCGCCGACGTAGTCTGGGTGGGTGAACGCCCGTGCCCTCCGCGTGGCGGGACCCGTCATCCTCGTCGTGGTCTCGCTGATCGCCGTCGTCGTGGGCCTGGCGTTCGGCGGGGGTGCTGCTCAGCCGCTGCTGGCCGACCCCGGCCCCGTCGTGCGGTGGGGGCTCCCGCTCGCGACGCTCGTCGTCAACCTGTCGGCGGCCACGATGGTCGGCTCCCTCGTGCTGGCGCTGTTCGCCCTCGAGGCCGGGGAGCGTCCCTTCGAACTCGCCCTCGACACCGCCTCGATCGGCGCCGCGATCTTCACGGTCGCCTCGGCGACGACCGGATACCTGACGTTCCTCAACATCATCAATGCGAAGCCGACCCTCGACCCTCTGTTCGGCCAGCAGCTCGGACGCTTCCTCGTCGAGAGCGAGATCGGCCCCGCGTGGTTGATCACCACGATCGCCGGGGCGGTGCTCACGGTGCTGACCTTCGCCGTGCGCTCGTGGGTGCCGACCATGATCGTGGCGATCCTGGCGCTCGCCGCCCTCGTGCCGATGGGCACGCAGGGTCACGCCGGCACGGAGGCGAGCCACACGGCCGCCGTGACGTCGCTGGTGCTGCACATCATCGCTGCCGCCGTGTGGCTGGGCGGCCTCGTGCTGCTCGTCGTCGTGCGGCCGGCGATGTCGCGGACCCAGCTGCAGACCGTGCTGCTGCGCTACTCCTCCCTCGCTCTCGCGGCGTTCGTCGTCGTCGCCGTCTCGGGCACGGTGCGCGCCTCGATCGGTCTGCTGGGCTGGGATAATCTCCTCTCGCCGTACGGCATCCTGGTCCTGGTCAAGGTCGGAGCGCTGCTCGCGATGGGCGTCCTGGGAGCCTGGTACCGGCGCCGGCTCATCGCGCGCATGGCGGACGAGCAGGGCTCGAGGCGCTTCTGGGCGATCATCGTGCTCGAACTCGTGTTCATGGGTGTCGCGAGCGGAGCCGCGGCCGCCCTGGCCCGGACGCCCCCGCCGATCGCCCCGCCGCTGGTCGGGCAGACGCCGGCGGAGATCCTCACGGGGTCGCCGCTGCCGCCCGAGCTGACCATCGAGCGCTGGTTCACCAGCTGGGACATCGATCTGCTCTGGGCCTTCGTCGTGGCGTTCGGCCTCTTCTTCTACCTCGCCGGGGTGTGGCGACTGCACCGCCGCGGCGACGGCTGGCCGATCTCCCGCACAGTGCTCTGGTGCCTCGGCATGCTCGCGGTGTTCTGGATCACCTCGGGTCCGGTGAACGTCTACCAGGACTACCTGTTCAGCATGCACATGATCGGGCACATGCTGCTGTCGATGGCGATCCCGCTCATGCTCGTGTCGGGAGCGCCCGTGACCCTCGCCGCCCGCGCGATCCGCAAGCGCGACGACGGCACGCGCGGCGGACGCGAGTGGATCCTCTGGGCCGTGCACAACCCGGTCGCGAAGGTGCTCACGAACCCCTACGTCGCCGCGGGGCTGTTCATCGGCTCGCTCTGGGCGTTCTACTACACCGATCTCTTCCGCTGGTCGCTGTACGACCACCTCGGCCACATCTGGATGGTCGCGCACTTCCTCGTCACGGGCTATCTCTTCGTGCTGAGCCTCATCGGGATCGACCCGGTGCCCTACCGCCTGCCGTATCCGATGCGCCTTCTCGTGCTCATCGCGATCATGGCGATGCACGCGTTCTTCGGTATCGCGATCATGATGAACTCCGGTCTGATGGTGGCCGAGTGGTTCGGGGCGATGGGCCGCACCTGGGGAGCGACTCCACTCCAAGACCAGTACGTCGGCGGCGGCGTGGCGTGGTCGGTCGGCGAGATCCCGACCCTCATCCTCGCGATCGCCGTCGCGATCCAGTGGAGCCGCAGCGACGAGCGCCAGCAGCGTCGGCGCGACCGGCACGTCGATCGCGTCGGCGACGTCGAGCTCGACGCCTACAACGAAGAGCTCGCGCGGCTCGCGGCGCGCGACGCCCGCGTGGCCGAGCGCGACGCGGCCCGTCGAGGCTGACGCGGCCGCTCCGGCTCCGACGGAGGCGCGGGGCCTCAGTCGGCGCGGGCGCCTCCACTGACGAGGATGGATGCCGTGCCGTCGGGGAGCACCGTGATCTTGCCGTCGACGGCGAACGGCACGTCCTCATCGACCTTGCGGAGGGAGCCGTCGAAGATCGAGCGGATGTCGACGTCGATGTGCGCGACCGCCTCGGTGGTGGGGATCCGCCAGCCCGCGCCGTCCGGGACGACCGTCACTTTCGGCTGCTGGGCGATCGACCACGACGGTGCACCGTCGATGCGGTTGCGGACCGTATAGCCGAAGGGACACCCGGTCGGTTGCAGGACCTTCTGCTCGGCGCAGGTGGTGAGGAAGTCCTCGACGCGCTGCTGCACGACCGAGACGAACTCGTCGGTCGGCTCCGCCTGCACGTCGACGGGGATGCCGGTCAACGGAGCGTCGGCCAGCACGGCGACACCCGGGGTCGCCGAGATCGGGGTGTCGACCGACACGGAGTACAGACCGGGTGAGAACACCAACAGGGGAACGGCGGCCGAGGGGTCGGCATCCGCCTGATCGACCGAGACCTGCCTCTTGTCGATCTCGAATCCGTTGACCGAGAAGCGCATCGAGCCGCGCACCGACAGGTCGACCACCGCGAGCGGGCTCGTGGCGAAACGCCACCGGGGCAGCAGGCTGCCGGACGCGTCGCTCTGGACCGCGAACGTCGTACGACCGTCGTGACCGCCGGCGCGGTAGGTCACGCTGACCCGCGTGAGGTCGCCGTCGGTCTGCTCGTCGACGACCTCGGCATCGCTCAGGACGCTCAGGGCATCAGGACGCAGGAGCGCCTCGGAGGCGGTCGCCGGCAGACCCGCCGCCTCGAGGTCGGCGGCGTCGATCGCGACTCCGGGAACGGCGAGGGCTTCCGCGGCACGATGGTCCTCGAGCAGCTCGAGGTAGTGCCGCACGAAGGCGCTCGGGCTGTAGAGATCGCGATACAGGGCACCGGCGCCGGCGGCGAGGGCGAGGAACA
This portion of the Microbacterium testaceum StLB037 genome encodes:
- a CDS encoding DNA-3-methyladenine glycosylase, which codes for MTRFATRSDLSALPVEVAPLLLGAVLETEVEGERVAVRLTEVEAYHGLGTGDRPDPGSHARMGPTARNATMWGEPGHLYVYLSHGIHSCVNVVCGPDGVAGGVLLRGGEIVEGADVAERRRLERRGAVRAARDLARGPGRLGDAIGLRHPRHDGIDVVTGEVRAGARARLRWPDEPVRAVATGPRVGVAGIAGTAAFPWRFWIEGDATVSAFRWGRGAAEAAGE
- a CDS encoding cytochrome c oxidase assembly protein, yielding MNARALRVAGPVILVVVSLIAVVVGLAFGGGAAQPLLADPGPVVRWGLPLATLVVNLSAATMVGSLVLALFALEAGERPFELALDTASIGAAIFTVASATTGYLTFLNIINAKPTLDPLFGQQLGRFLVESEIGPAWLITTIAGAVLTVLTFAVRSWVPTMIVAILALAALVPMGTQGHAGTEASHTAAVTSLVLHIIAAAVWLGGLVLLVVVRPAMSRTQLQTVLLRYSSLALAAFVVVAVSGTVRASIGLLGWDNLLSPYGILVLVKVGALLAMGVLGAWYRRRLIARMADEQGSRRFWAIIVLELVFMGVASGAAAALARTPPPIAPPLVGQTPAEILTGSPLPPELTIERWFTSWDIDLLWAFVVAFGLFFYLAGVWRLHRRGDGWPISRTVLWCLGMLAVFWITSGPVNVYQDYLFSMHMIGHMLLSMAIPLMLVSGAPVTLAARAIRKRDDGTRGGREWILWAVHNPVAKVLTNPYVAAGLFIGSLWAFYYTDLFRWSLYDHLGHIWMVAHFLVTGYLFVLSLIGIDPVPYRLPYPMRLLVLIAIMAMHAFFGIAIMMNSGLMVAEWFGAMGRTWGATPLQDQYVGGGVAWSVGEIPTLILAIAVAIQWSRSDERQQRRRDRHVDRVGDVELDAYNEELARLAARDARVAERDAARRG
- a CDS encoding HU family DNA-binding protein — its product is MADKSITKTELVASIASATGQSQSAVSGVLDSLFSTVSEAVAKGSKVSIPGWIAFEQVATSARTGRNPQTGEEISIPAGKRVKVTAGSKLKAAVK
- a CDS encoding helix-turn-helix transcriptional regulator — its product is MPSTQTSIDARAAFHAAVVTTAARLAPGHGTPEQRHLALLAEAQPPPAPRIWTDTTALTLAAVLASRSRRDALSEGLGLIERYFDDTRLTRAANISSGARAQLLAAAGEYCCALGWPQIGARYGAEALLFADTDAIRYRAHCVLALGHALNGEYESSESDMTEAKALFEAHGWPIEETDYLILLAESLVASARLQPNRLAEVSRDLREARPGDPYWEYSARAIDVMRGLLERDYSGALAEIWRLAYGSPRHRSHRMIRDFLTCIRSDILVARGEYAEALAVLSAAETPPGHGVCFHMQRAACLLLLGRERELLAETEGCVADETDHCLRTLTPTLLRRAIAFARVGSARRAEQSMEAALLLISQTGGSITPFIMLPLDETLALFDVVVSTRPELAPLAAGIGEFLPAVAAPALPVGEVVGFTPAERELAILLSSELPLTDIARERGVSLNTVKSQVRSIYGKLGVNGRAEAVEELLKRGF
- the rpsN gene encoding 30S ribosomal protein S14, which produces MAKKSKIARNEQRKVVVERYAAKRAELKKTLVDPTATDEAREAARVGLQKLPRNASPARVRSRDVIDGRPRGVLTKFGVSRVRFRDMAHRGELPGVTKSSW
- the rpmG gene encoding 50S ribosomal protein L33 encodes the protein MAKKAQDVRPIIKLRSTAGTGYTYVTRKNRRNNPDRIVLKKYDPVVRKHVDFREER
- the rpmB gene encoding 50S ribosomal protein L28, with translation MAAVCQVTGAVPGFGHNISHSHRRTKRRFDPNVQKKTYFVPSLGRNIKLNVSAKGIKVIDARGIEAVVRDLQAKGVKL